One Verrucomicrobiota bacterium DNA window includes the following coding sequences:
- a CDS encoding HAD family hydrolase, producing MSFPCELKHDFLFVSDIDGTLINPQAQLTDYSRDELGKLLGEGMPFTVASGRGLIEMYDVIKGIPFEFPVVEKNGSYITDFHTGKHLCVQAMDREITGQVIEKSLSEGISPFFFCYDGTEDLMFHAPPSNERIAVWLKARQAKGDPRLRAVPRLTVGEFIQPVCITTIGPKQAVERILRWVEANHSESLRAHMYEDPYGPGWWWIEIHDYFATKGHGLETLCKMVGLDMAHVTVVGDETNDIPMFRMAGHSAAMGNAPEEVKHFAKEVIGTNSEDSTVKYLRAQWDQKRKKIV from the coding sequence ATGAGTTTCCCGTGTGAATTAAAGCATGACTTCCTGTTTGTGTCGGATATCGACGGGACATTGATCAATCCTCAAGCACAATTAACCGATTACAGCCGTGATGAACTAGGCAAATTGCTCGGGGAAGGGATGCCTTTTACCGTCGCGAGTGGCCGGGGATTAATCGAAATGTATGACGTCATCAAGGGGATCCCCTTTGAATTCCCCGTGGTCGAGAAAAATGGTTCCTATATCACTGATTTCCATACGGGCAAACATTTGTGTGTCCAGGCGATGGACAGGGAAATTACCGGGCAAGTCATCGAAAAGTCACTCTCAGAGGGGATCTCGCCTTTTTTCTTTTGTTACGACGGGACAGAGGACCTGATGTTCCATGCTCCTCCTTCAAATGAGCGGATTGCTGTTTGGCTCAAGGCCCGGCAGGCGAAGGGTGATCCACGTTTACGCGCGGTACCTCGGCTGACGGTGGGGGAGTTCATCCAGCCTGTTTGTATTACGACGATAGGCCCGAAACAGGCGGTTGAACGCATTTTGCGGTGGGTGGAGGCAAATCACTCCGAGAGTTTGCGCGCCCACATGTATGAAGACCCTTACGGGCCGGGCTGGTGGTGGATCGAGATCCATGATTATTTTGCGACCAAAGGGCATGGGCTGGAGACTTTATGCAAGATGGTCGGGCTCGACATGGCTCATGTCACTGTGGTCGGGGATGAGACTAATGATATACCGATGTTCCGCATGGCCGGGCACAGTGCCGCGATGGGTAATGCCCCTGAGGAGGTCAAACATTTTGCCAAAGAGGTCATCGGAACGAATTCAGAAGACAGCACAGTCAAATACCTTCGTGCACAGTGGGATCAAAAAAGGAAAAAGATCGTATAG
- a CDS encoding dCMP deaminase family protein translates to MSKDQYGRPDHDEYFMGIAMAVRKRANCVGSRVGAIVVLDKRIVSTGYNGTPVGMENCLDGGCERCSNREKYPAGKGYDLCICVHAEQNALLAGARFGISVAGGAVYTTMQPCFGCSKEMLQAGIIKIYYLHEWKYPDPDQEIQYAKIAAQFKGGMIRLDMEDPDRDWAVSKRRQGLAVALSDDTGHSQA, encoded by the coding sequence ATGTCTAAAGACCAATACGGAAGACCCGACCACGATGAGTATTTTATGGGAATCGCCATGGCGGTACGCAAACGCGCAAATTGCGTGGGGAGCCGCGTGGGGGCAATCGTAGTTTTGGATAAAAGGATTGTGTCCACAGGTTACAACGGTACCCCGGTAGGAATGGAGAATTGCCTAGATGGAGGGTGTGAAAGGTGCTCGAACCGTGAGAAGTATCCTGCGGGAAAAGGTTACGACTTGTGTATCTGTGTCCATGCCGAGCAAAATGCCCTGTTGGCGGGGGCGCGGTTTGGGATTTCAGTGGCCGGGGGGGCTGTTTATACGACGATGCAGCCGTGTTTCGGTTGCTCCAAAGAAATGCTCCAGGCCGGAATTATTAAAATTTATTACCTGCACGAATGGAAGTATCCCGATCCCGATCAGGAAATACAGTATGCGAAAATCGCCGCCCAATTCAAAGGTGGGATGATCCGCCTCGATATGGAAGATCCCGACCGTGACTGGGCTGTATCGAAACGTAGGCAAGGACTCGCTGTCGCCCTTTCCGATGACACCGGCCACAGCCAAGCCTAA
- a CDS encoding metallophosphoesterase, with amino-acid sequence MTEKTAPASKGFPRRHFLKLCLGTAGVFTLGSAYTLGVEPTLVEVTRQSLKIVGLPKAFNGMRLAHITDLHRSHLVSLDYLYDCVAKVNSLHADLLLVTGDYITGRQNVSGLKRKLYGKGVEVEEFMSECAGAIGRAKTRYGTFASLGNHDHWFNGDYVTRSLTEEGVTVLRNKNTLIEESGQTLEIVGLGDLWTEKLDFQKAFSGTQGAFQIVLMHNPDTFEKWDRPGSHMILSGHTHGGQVNIPFFGAPIVPSKYGNKYAQGLFQKGNTRMYVNRGLGSIAPPVRFNCRPEIALIELGCA; translated from the coding sequence ATGACTGAAAAAACTGCTCCTGCGTCAAAGGGATTCCCGCGCAGGCATTTCCTCAAGCTTTGCCTTGGGACAGCCGGTGTTTTTACTTTAGGGAGTGCCTACACGTTAGGAGTAGAACCCACCTTGGTGGAGGTGACCCGGCAAAGTTTAAAGATCGTGGGGTTGCCCAAAGCTTTTAATGGCATGAGGCTTGCGCACATTACCGACCTGCACAGGAGTCATTTGGTTTCACTGGATTATCTGTATGATTGTGTCGCAAAGGTAAATAGCCTCCACGCGGATTTACTTTTGGTGACCGGGGATTATATTACCGGACGCCAGAATGTTTCCGGATTAAAAAGGAAGCTTTACGGCAAAGGGGTCGAGGTTGAGGAGTTCATGAGTGAATGTGCGGGGGCTATTGGCCGGGCAAAAACCCGTTACGGCACCTTTGCTTCATTAGGGAACCATGACCACTGGTTTAATGGTGATTATGTCACCCGTTCACTCACCGAAGAAGGGGTCACTGTTTTACGAAACAAAAATACGCTTATCGAGGAGTCTGGACAAACGTTGGAGATTGTGGGTTTAGGTGATCTCTGGACCGAAAAGCTCGATTTTCAAAAGGCTTTCTCGGGGACACAGGGGGCATTTCAGATTGTCCTGATGCATAACCCGGATACCTTCGAAAAGTGGGACCGTCCCGGCAGTCACATGATTCTTTCCGGACATACACACGGGGGACAGGTGAATATTCCTTTTTTCGGCGCCCCCATCGTTCCTTCTAAGTACGGGAATAAATATGCCCAAGGCCTTTTCCAAAAGGGTAATACCCGGATGTATGTGAATCGGGGACTTGGATCGATTGCCCCGCCGGTCCGTTTTAACTGCCGCCCGGAAATCGCCTTGATTGAGCTTGGCTGTGCGTGA